GCCCTGGAGCTGCGCCAGGCGCATCCGGCGTCCCGTTGATCATGTTGGAAAGGCCGCTGAATCCGGCCTGGGCGATCTTCCGCAGCACGAGATCGTCGGCTGCCGTCCATGCATCCCGTCCAGCCTTCGTGGAGGTCGGTTCCTCGCCGGAGAGGCGCAGCGCCCGCTGCTGGTTGGCGTCGTAGACGTCCCAGACCCAGGCGATCACGGTCTTGCCGCGTACCACCTGGGCAGAGAGGTAGCTGCGCACGCGGTAGGCAGCCGCGCCCTCGCGGGAGACGACGGACAGGCTGCGCAGCTTGGATTCGCTGTCGAGCACGCCGACCATGCGGTCGAAAACATGCGGCGGCGGGCCGTCGATCGATTCGAAGGCAACGGTTGCGCCGCTGCCGGTGCTCGACGCCATCGCATAGGAATTGGCAGCACCACCGCCGCCGGCGCAGCCGCCGAGCGCGGTCGCCGCCGCCAGCAGCGTGACCGCCAGCAGGCGCGAGCCCGTGCGGTCGAAGATGAATGACGCGTCCCTCATTATGGAGGGCAGCGATATCGTTAAAATCGATTAAGGTCTAGGGCGGGGGAGCCACAAACACGCTGTCATTCCGGGGCGCGCCACTTGGCGCGAGCCCGGAAACCATTTCGCGGCGTGAGTTGCTGCACGATGGATTCCGGGTTCTCGCTTCGCGAGCCCCGGAATGACGGCGTGTTGCCCGTGTGTTCACCCCTCCAGCGCGATCGCGTGAACGTGGCGGCCATAATCCGGCTCCTTGCGATGGACCGAACGGCGATAGCTGAAGAAGCGCTCGTCGGCGTAGGTGTCCACACCAAGATCGTCGATCATCAGGATGCCGGCGGCGTCCAGGCGCTTGCGGATCAAGCCGGCGAGATCGAACATCGCGTGTCCCTCGCGCACCGACGGAATGAAGAACATGGCGTTGTCCGCATCCGCTTCGATGAAGCGCGCGACGAACTCGTTGCCGACCTCGTAGCTCTCCTGGCGGATCAAGGGGCCGATCGCGGCGATGATGCCGCCGCGTGTGGCGCCGAGCCTCTCCATTGCCGAGATCGTTGCCTCCAGCACGCCAGTCAGCGCGCCCTTCCACCCCGCATGCGCGCCGCCGATCACGCGCGCGTTGGGGTCGACGAACAGCACGGGTCCGCAATCGGCGGTGGAGACGCCGAGCGCGATGCCGGGCGTTTTCGTCACCAGCGCATCGCCCTTCGGTCGCGGTCCACTCGGCCAGGGGGCCTCGGCGACGAGCACGTCGGGCGAGTGGATCTGGTGCAGGCTGAGGAAGCGTTCCGGCGCGACGCCGACATGCTCGGCCATGCGGCGGCGGTTCTCCGCGACCAGGGCCTGATCGTCGCTGGAGCCGAGCCCGCCGTTCAGCGCGGCATAGATGCCGCCGGAGACGCCGCCTTCGCGGGTGAAGAAGGCATGGCGCAGGCCGGGCACCGCCGACAGCAGCGGCGAAACGAGCGTCATGAGGCTTCTCCGGCCTGTTCGAGGTCGCTGAGGCCGGCAAGGCCCGTCAGCCGTGGCTCGGAGATGCCGAGCACCTTGAACATCGAGCCCATGCCGCTGCGCCCGGTGTCCGTCAGCCGCTTGAGGGCGATCGAAATGTCGGTGGCCACTTCCGGCGTTGCCTTCTGCATCAGGGCGGCGGCCCTTGTATCGATGCCGATCCGCTTGAGGAAGTCGCCTTGCGTCACCGGCCCGTGCACGCGTGCGCCGACATCCTCGGCCGCACGCGCCAGCGCCTGGAAGTCGACATGGGCGGTGACGTCGGCCTGACCCGGCGCCTTCAGGGGATCGGCGAAGGTGTGGCGTGCAATCGCCTGAAACGTATCGCCGGCATCGCTGCGCAGATGGCCGTAGTCGATGATCAGCGCCGCGCCGTCCTGGTCGCGCACGCGCGTGGCGAGCTTCATCATCTCGCTGTCGGGCCGCCATTCGAACACGGCGCCGACGGGTGCTGCGCGCACCAAGGGAGGCAGCAGCACGTCGAAGCGTGGCGTCGGCTCGGGCGCGGCGCCGAATTGAAGCTTGCCGTTGGGATCGATCTCGATCACGCGCTCGTGCCAGCCGTTCTCGAGCCTCACCATCTGGTGGATCGGCAGCACGTCGAAATATTCGTTGGCGAGGATGATGCTGGGACCATCGGGCACGTCGTCGATGCTGTCATGCCAGTCGATGTTGCGCACGGCGGACAGCGTCGCGCCTTGCCGTTCTCGCAAGACGGGATTGACCTCGACCATGTGGATATGAAGTGCCTGGTACAGTGGCGGGAGCACCCGGAGCGCGCGCAGCGCGTCCGCCATCATG
The nucleotide sequence above comes from Bradyrhizobium sp. NDS-1. Encoded proteins:
- the pgeF gene encoding peptidoglycan editing factor PgeF, which codes for MTLVSPLLSAVPGLRHAFFTREGGVSGGIYAALNGGLGSSDDQALVAENRRRMAEHVGVAPERFLSLHQIHSPDVLVAEAPWPSGPRPKGDALVTKTPGIALGVSTADCGPVLFVDPNARVIGGAHAGWKGALTGVLEATISAMERLGATRGGIIAAIGPLIRQESYEVGNEFVARFIEADADNAMFFIPSVREGHAMFDLAGLIRKRLDAAGILMIDDLGVDTYADERFFSYRRSVHRKEPDYGRHVHAIALEG
- a CDS encoding class I SAM-dependent methyltransferase; the encoded protein is MTDQPLLDEIKALIKSSGPMPVWRYMELCLMHPRHGYYVSRDPLGREGDFTTAPEVSQMFGELLGLWSASVWKQMGSPQFLRLIELGPGRGTMMADALRALRVLPPLYQALHIHMVEVNPVLRERQGATLSAVRNIDWHDSIDDVPDGPSIILANEYFDVLPIHQMVRLENGWHERVIEIDPNGKLQFGAAPEPTPRFDVLLPPLVRAAPVGAVFEWRPDSEMMKLATRVRDQDGAALIIDYGHLRSDAGDTFQAIARHTFADPLKAPGQADVTAHVDFQALARAAEDVGARVHGPVTQGDFLKRIGIDTRAAALMQKATPEVATDISIALKRLTDTGRSGMGSMFKVLGISEPRLTGLAGLSDLEQAGEAS